Genomic DNA from Shewanella woodyi ATCC 51908:
ATGAAAGATAAAAAAAGTATATCTCTCATAAAAAGCAAAAAGCGGCCAATACCAAGTATTAACCGCTTTTTCTTAGTTGGAGTTAAGGGTTATTTTAACCCTTTTTTCTCCAAACCTGCGTAGATGTACTTCTGCTGCGCGATTGCAACTAAGTTACCTACTAACCAGTAAAGTACTAGACCTGCAGGGAACCATAGGAAGAATACGGTAAATACCACTGGCATCCACTGCATCATCTTAACTTGCATTGGATCCATTGTCGGTGCCATAGGCTGCATCTTCTGCATCACAAACATAGAGACACCCATTAAGATTGGCATCACGTAGTAAGGATCTTGTACCGAAAGGTCGGTGATCCAAAGCATGAACGGTGCATGACGCAGTTCAACACTTTCAAGCAGTACCCAGTATAGGGCGATGAAGATTGGCATCTGTAACAAGATAGGTAGACAGCCACCCATAGGGTTAACTTTCTCTTTCTTGTACAGCTCCATCATGGCTTGACCCATCTTCTGACGGTCATCACCGAAACGCTCTTTCATCTCAGCAAGCTTTGGCTGTAGATTACGCATCTTAGCCATAGAGGTGTATTGAGCTTTAGTCAGTGGGTATAACAGACCACGTACCGTTAGGGTAATAAGAATAATTGCCGCACCCCAGTTACCTACAATTGATTGGAAGAACATCAATAGTTTGTAGATTGGAACTGCTAGCCACCATAGGAAGCCATAATCAACAACCAAGTTAAGGGTTGGAGAGATAGCCGACAGTGCTGCCTGATCTTTAGGACCAACGTAGAACTGAGAGGTGATCTCTTGAGTCGCCCCAGGTGCTACATCAAAGATGGCGCCACGGAAACCTATGTTTGCCTGACCGCCAGCACTGATGCTAGAGAAGATGATGTTTTGATCGTTTGCTGGTGGTACCCAAGCAGAAACGAAGTAGTGCTGTAGCATAGCAGCCCAGCCACCTAACGTTTTCTTGTCTAGGTTTTTATCAGCCATATCTTCGAAGCTGTATTTCTCGTAACGTGTGTCTTGAGTCGAGAAAGCCGCGCCGCGATAGGTAGGCATCATCATGCTGCTTTCGCTTTTCTTGATGCTGTGTTTAATCTGACCGTACATCTGAACTTGCAGCTGCTTATCTGTCTTGTTATCGATGACATAATCGACATCTACGTCGAACTTGCCACGATGGAAGATAAACATCTTAGTGTAAGTTGCACCATTTTCAGCAACATAAGTCAGTGGCACCTCTAGAGTGTCTTGACCTGCAGCTAAGCTGTAGTTGCGTGAAGCACTGTCGAAGTGCGCGCGGCCCTTAACACTGCTGTCGATACCGTCACGGCCGATAAGTCCACTCTGAGCAATATAGTTAATATCATTAGTTTGCTCTAGTAGTACAAATGGCTCGTCATTTTCTAGCTCAAGTTTATGTTCAACTAGGGCTGAATAAACGATATCACCACCAACCGG
This window encodes:
- the yidC gene encoding membrane protein insertase YidC, encoding MESQRNILLIGLLFVSFLLWQQWQTDQAPQPVATQSSSVVTASSASDSHSSDVPDADSALPAAVVASKDLITVNTDQLIIKINPVGGDIVYSALVEHKLELENDEPFVLLEQTNDINYIAQSGLIGRDGIDSSVKGRAHFDSASRNYSLAAGQDTLEVPLTYVAENGATYTKMFIFHRGKFDVDVDYVIDNKTDKQLQVQMYGQIKHSIKKSESSMMMPTYRGAAFSTQDTRYEKYSFEDMADKNLDKKTLGGWAAMLQHYFVSAWVPPANDQNIIFSSISAGGQANIGFRGAIFDVAPGATQEITSQFYVGPKDQAALSAISPTLNLVVDYGFLWWLAVPIYKLLMFFQSIVGNWGAAIILITLTVRGLLYPLTKAQYTSMAKMRNLQPKLAEMKERFGDDRQKMGQAMMELYKKEKVNPMGGCLPILLQMPIFIALYWVLLESVELRHAPFMLWITDLSVQDPYYVMPILMGVSMFVMQKMQPMAPTMDPMQVKMMQWMPVVFTVFFLWFPAGLVLYWLVGNLVAIAQQKYIYAGLEKKGLK